The following are encoded together in the Sphingomicrobium clamense genome:
- the xth gene encoding exodeoxyribonuclease III — MKIVSFNINGIRARHDRLTEYLEKEQPEIVCLQELKCADDALPVEHFEAQGYHGVWHGQKGFNGVAILSKGEKPELRRKGLPDDPNPDQSRYIEAEAHGVVVASIYLPNGNPIGTEKFTYKLDWMEQLRLHAAELLAAERPTVLVGDYNVIPEDRDTYSRSAMAKDALFQPESQQAFRRIVAQGWTDALRTFHPDEKRLYTFWDYQRGAWQRDAGFRIDHLLCSPQAADRLTGAGVDRWARGEEKASDHAPTWASFE, encoded by the coding sequence ATGAAAATCGTCAGCTTCAACATCAACGGCATTCGCGCGCGTCACGACCGGCTGACCGAATATCTGGAAAAAGAGCAGCCCGAGATCGTCTGCTTGCAGGAATTGAAGTGCGCGGACGATGCGCTGCCGGTCGAGCATTTCGAGGCCCAGGGCTATCACGGCGTCTGGCATGGCCAGAAGGGCTTCAATGGGGTCGCGATCCTGTCGAAGGGCGAAAAGCCCGAATTGCGCCGCAAGGGGCTGCCCGACGACCCGAACCCCGACCAGTCACGCTATATCGAGGCCGAAGCGCATGGCGTGGTCGTGGCGTCGATCTACCTGCCCAATGGCAACCCGATCGGGACCGAGAAATTTACGTACAAGCTCGACTGGATGGAGCAATTGCGGCTGCACGCAGCGGAACTGCTGGCAGCTGAGCGGCCGACAGTGCTGGTGGGGGACTACAACGTCATTCCCGAGGACCGCGACACATACTCACGCTCGGCCATGGCCAAGGACGCGCTGTTCCAGCCCGAGAGCCAGCAGGCGTTTCGAAGGATCGTCGCGCAGGGCTGGACCGATGCGCTGCGCACCTTCCACCCCGACGAGAAGCGGCTCTACACCTTCTGGGACTATCAGCGCGGGGCGTGGCAGCGCGATGCGGGGTTCCGGATCGACCATTTGCTCTGCTCGCCGCAGGCTGCGGACCGGCTGACCGGCGCGGGCGTCGACCGATGGGCGCGCGGCGAGGAGAAAGCCTCGGACCACGCGCCGACCTGGGCGTCTTTCGAGTAG
- a CDS encoding N-acetyltransferase, which produces MTIEISPVAGSADRKAFIDLPWDLYRDDPHWVPPLKSEVRALLEEKVNPWFDHGRLQAFLARRNGRVVGRITAQIDDLVEREMGKGTGQWGMFEAADADVAAALIRAAENWLRAQGMTRALGPFSISIWDEPGLLIKGFEEDPMVMMGHHKPAYADWIEAAGYEKAKDLYTYKLDITKDLPPVIDKLVTMADKSKRIAIRDAEKSNFDRDAAIIMGILNDAWSDNWGFTPLTDREIAYGAKKLKPLIVEDWTKIVEVDGEPAAFMITIPDANEMIKDMDGRLFPFNWIKLLWRLRNPATSRVRVPLMGVVKKHQGGRLASMLAFQMIEHTRRLCVERGVEWGEIGWVLEDNQGMNSIAEISNSECNHTYRIYQKAL; this is translated from the coding sequence ATGACGATCGAAATATCGCCCGTAGCCGGTAGCGCGGACCGCAAGGCATTTATCGATTTGCCGTGGGATCTCTACCGCGACGATCCGCACTGGGTGCCCCCGCTCAAGAGCGAGGTCCGCGCCTTGCTCGAAGAAAAGGTCAATCCCTGGTTCGACCATGGCCGCCTCCAGGCCTTTCTCGCCCGCCGCAACGGCAGGGTCGTCGGCCGCATCACCGCACAGATCGACGATCTCGTCGAACGGGAAATGGGCAAAGGCACCGGCCAGTGGGGCATGTTCGAGGCCGCCGATGCCGACGTCGCCGCCGCGCTCATCCGCGCTGCCGAAAACTGGCTGCGCGCGCAGGGCATGACCCGCGCACTCGGGCCCTTCAGCATTTCGATCTGGGATGAGCCCGGGCTTCTCATCAAGGGCTTCGAGGAGGACCCGATGGTCATGATGGGCCATCACAAGCCCGCTTATGCCGACTGGATCGAGGCTGCCGGCTACGAGAAGGCCAAGGACCTCTACACCTACAAGCTCGACATCACCAAGGACCTGCCCCCCGTCATCGACAAGCTCGTCACGATGGCGGACAAGTCGAAACGCATCGCCATCCGCGACGCCGAGAAGTCCAACTTCGATCGCGACGCCGCGATCATCATGGGTATCCTCAACGACGCCTGGTCGGACAATTGGGGCTTCACCCCGCTCACCGATCGCGAGATCGCCTATGGCGCGAAGAAGTTGAAGCCGCTGATCGTCGAGGATTGGACCAAGATCGTCGAGGTCGACGGTGAACCCGCCGCCTTCATGATCACCATCCCCGACGCCAACGAGATGATCAAGGACATGGACGGCCGGCTCTTCCCGTTCAATTGGATCAAGCTGCTCTGGCGCCTGCGCAATCCCGCGACCAGCCGCGTGCGCGTGCCGCTCATGGGTGTCGTGAAGAAGCATCAGGGCGGACGCCTCGCCTCGATGCTCGCCTTCCAAATGATCGAACATACCCGTCGGCTGTGCGTCGAGCGCGGCGTGGAATGGGGCGAGATCGGTTGGGTGCTCGAGGACAATCAGGGCATGAACAGCATCGCCGAGATCTCCAACTCGGAATGCAATCACACCTACCGGATTTATCAGAAAGCCCTGTAG